ACCGCGCTCGCCCTCCTGTCCGCGATCGCTCCGGCGCAGGCTCAGGTGATGATCCCGGAGGACAAGGCGGTGGACGAACTGGTGATCACCGCCATGCGCTTCGACGCGCCGCGCGCCACCGTGCCCTCCACCATCCAGATCATCGGCGCCAACGATCTGCGCCTGCAGCAGGCCTTGGCTCAGAGCGCGGTCGAGGTGGTCTCGGCCCTGGCGCCGTCCTTCTCGCCGACGCGGCAGAAGCTTTCGGGGGCCGGCGAAACCCTGCGCGGCCGCTCGCCGCTGTATCTGGTGGACGGGGTTCCGCAATCGACGCCGCTGCGCGACGACAGCCGCGACGGCTTCACCATCGATCCCTTCTTCATCGACCGCGTCGAGGTGGTGTTCGGCTCCAACGCCATCCAGGGCGTCGGCGCCACGGGCGGGGTGATCAACTACGTCACCGCCCCCACGCCGAAGTCCGGGCAGGGCTGGACCGGAAAGGTCCTGGCCCAGACCAGCTTCGACGACGGGAATCTGAACGACAGCTTCAGCTACAAGGCCGCCGGCCTGGCGGGCCGCGACTTCGGCGCCTGGGACGTCGTGGCCGGCGCCGCCTATGAGCGCCGCGGCGGCTATTTCGACGCCGATGGCCGCCGCATCGGCATCGACGCCACCCAGGGCGAGCTGCAGAATTCCGACAGTTGGTCGCTGTTCGGCAAGGCCGGCCTGGATCTCGGCGACGAGCGCCGCCTGGAGGCCATGGTCAACCACTTCGAGCTGGAGGGGGGCGACGACTACGTGCTGGTCAACGGCAACCGCGCCACCGGCCTGCCGGCCAGCGCCGTGAAGGGCGTCCAGCGCGGCAAGCCCCCGGCCAACGAGGTCACCTCGGCGTCGGTCACCTACAAGGACGGCGACCTGTTTGGCGGCGCCCTGACCGCCCAGGCCTTCGCCCACGACTATCACGGGGTGTTCGGAGGCTCGATCACCGGCACGTTCCAGGACGTGCGGATCGCCCCCATCAACACCCTGTTCGACCAGTCGGCCAACAATTCCCAGAAGCAGGGCTTCAAGCTGGACTACGAGCGCGGCTTCGCGGCCGTCCCCGGCCTGAAGGTGCTGGTGGGTCTCGATGGCCTGAAGGACAAGACCTATCAGGAACTGGTGCTGACCAACCGGGTCTGGGTGCCCAAGACCACCTATAAGAGCCTGTCGCCCTTCCTGCAGGCGCACCAGGCGGTCTGGGGCGAGCGCATCCATCTGTCGGCCGGCGTGCGCCAGGAGAACGCCACCCTTGAGGTGGGCGACTTCACGACCCTGGCCTCCTCGGGCAACACCAAGGTCAGCGGCGGCGAGCCCAGCTTCACCGAGGTGCTGAGCAATGTCGGCGGCACGGTACGGATCATCGAGGGGGTCACGGCCTACGCCTCCTACGCCCAGGGCTTCACCATGCCCGACGTGGGCCGGGTGCTGCGGGCCATCAACACCCCGGGCCGGGACATCGACACCTATCTGGACGTCAATCCGGTGGTCTCCGACAATGTCGAGCTCGGGGTGGAGTTCTCACACGGACCGGTCAACGGGTCGCTGGCCTGGTTTACCTCGTCGTCGGACAGGGGCGCCCTGCTGGTGCTGAACGCCGGCGGCACCTTCGACGTGCAGCGTCAGCGCACCGAGATCGAGGGCGTCGAGGCCACCCTGCGCTGGAAGGCTGCCGACTGGCTGACCCTGGGCGCGGCCTATGCTCACCTGGAGGGCCGCACCGACACCAATGGAGACGGCCGCGTCGACGCCGACCTGGACGGGGCCAACATCTCGCCCGACCGCCTGACCCTGACCGCCGACGCCACGTATGGCGACTTCGACTTCCGCCTGCAGGGGCAGTTTTTCGAGGCCCGCGACTTCCAGGGCCAGCCGGTGGCCAACAACTTCGAGGGCTATGAACTGTTGGACGCGGTGGCGGCCTGGAACGCCCCGTTCGGCGTGGTCAGCCTGGGCGTCCGCAACCTGCTGGACGAGCAGTACATCACCTATAACAGCGACACGACGAACCCGACCGACAACACCCGCTACTTCGCCGGTCAGGGCCGCGCGGTCACCGTCGGGATCGTGAAGAGCTTCTGATGGGTCTGATCCGCACCCTGCACGCCTGGGCCGGCGCGATCCTCGCCCTGATCCTGGTGATCCTGGGCCTCACCGGTTCGCTGCTGGTGCTGCGCGAGGACTGGGTGAAGCTGACGGTGCCGGAGGCGCGGATGGTGGTGACGCCGTCCCCCGCGGTGCTGGGCGCCGCGGCCGAGGCGGTGGAGGGGCAAGGGTCGCCGCGCAGCATGATGTTCGCCGGACCGCGTCTCGGCGTCCACAGGCTGACCTATAAGGACGACGGCATGGCCTACGCCGCCGCCGACGGCACGATCGTGGCGCGCTGGAAGGGATCTGCGCGCCTCGAGCAATGGGTGTTCGAGGCCCACCACCGGCTGTTGTCAGGGGAGGGCGGCGAGACGGTGGTCGGCGTCGCGGGGCTGGCCGGCGCCGTGCTCTGCCTCACCGGGGTGATCGTCTGGTTCCCGGCCTGGCGCAGCTTCGCCGGCAAGGTCTGGCCCAGGAGCCTGGCGCGGCGGGACCTGGTGTCGTCGCACCGAGACCTGGGGATTCTGATGGCCATCCCGGTGTTCGTCCTGTGCCTGACCGGCGGCATGATCATCTTCAACGACGCCAGCAAGGCCCTGCTGGTCAGGCTGGCGCCCGGCGGCGTCGAGGCGCCCAAACCGCCCAGGGCGGGGCAGGGGAATATCGACTGGCCGGTGGCGCTGGCGGCCGCCCAGGCGGCCTTCCCGCAGGCGACCCTGCGGCTGGCCAGCTGGCCCGCCAAACCCGGCGCGCCGGCCGCCATCCGCCTTAAGCAGCCGAACGAGTGGCACCCGAACGGCCGCACCCTGGTCTATATCGATCCGGCGACGTCGACGGTGATCGGCACGGCGGACGCCCAGGCCTACGGCCCCGGCGTGCGGTTCCAGAACGCGGTCTATCCGATCCACGCCGCCTCGGTGGGCGGCAGGCTCTATGAGCTGCTGGTGTTCCTGGGCGGCGTCGCCCTGGCGGCCCTGGGCGGCCTGGGCCTCTGGTCGTTCCTGATCCAGCAGCGCCGAAGTTGGGCGCGGGGGCGGTAGGTTAAACCCGCTCGTCCCGGCGAAGGCCGGGATCCAGGTCGTAAGTCTCGACCTGCGCCAGGAATCCTGAGCGCCGTGGATGCATCTGGGTCCCGGCCTTCGCCGGGATGAGCGGAGGTTTTTAGATCGAGAAGCTCACGCCGCAGCCGCAGCTGGACTTGGCGTTGGGATTGCGGATGCGGAATTCGGCGCCGGCCAGTTCGTCGACATAGTCGATCACCGAGCCCTTGAGCAGGATCAGGCTCATCTCGTCCACCAGGGCCGCCGCGCCGTCCAGTTCGACCCGCAGGTCATCCGACTGGGGCTCGCTGACCAGGTCGAACTGGTACTGGAAGCCCGAGCAGCCGCCGCCCTCCACCGCCACGCGCAGCATGACGGGATGACCCTCGGCCTTGCTGAGGTCATGCAGCCTTTGGGCCGCGGTCGGGGAGAGGGTGAGGTCGGATGTGGTCATGATGCGTAAAAGTCCTGTGTGGACTATATGAGGGTCCCAGGGCTTCACACCAAGAGGCCTTCCGATTTTTGCGAGCATACATGGCTTTGACGGTTCCGCCCCGCGCGTCCTACGCCGAAGACCCGGCCCTCTCCCTGGGCCGCAAGGTCGCGGAGCCCGAGAGCCGTAACCGCACCCCCTTCGCCCGCGACCGCGACCGGATCATCCACTGCACGGCCTTCCGGCGGCTGAAGGAGAAGACCCAGGTCTTCGTGGCCCACGAGGGCGATCATTTCCGCACCCGCCTGACCCACTCTCTGGAGGTGGCGCAGGTGGCGCGCTCGCTGGCCACGGCGCTGGGGCTGGACGCCGATCTCGCCGAGACCATTGCGCTTGCCCATGATCTCGGCCACCCGCCCTTCGGCCACGCGGGCGAGGACGAGCTGCAGGTGCAGATGGAGCCGTTTGGCGGCTTCGACCACAATGTGCAGACCTTCCGGGTGGTCACCAAGCTGGAGCGGCGCTATCCGCGCTGGGAAGGGCTGAACCTCACCTGGGAGACCCTGGAAGGGATCATCAAGCACAACGGCCCGGTGACGGCCAAGCTGAGCCAGCCGTCCTGGAAGGCGATCACCGAATTTGACGCCGAGTACGACCTCGGCCTGGATACCTGGGCGTCCGCCGAGGCCCAGTGCGCGGCGCTGGCCGACGACATCGCCTATAACAACCACGACGTGGACGACGGGGTGCAGGCGGGGCTGTTCCACCTGAAGGAACTGCTGGACGTGCCGCTGATCGGGCCGATCCTGGCGGGCGTCTACAAGGAATATCCCGACCTCGACCCCGGCATCATCCGCCTGGAGGCCGTGCGCCGGATGATCGGGGCGATGATCGACGACGTGCTGGCCGAGACCAACCGGCGGGCGACGGCGTCCAAGGTTTCGTCGGCCGACGAGGTCCGTCACCTGGACCACGCCCTGGTGGCCTTCTCGCGCGACATGCTGGAGGACCTGGGCCGGCTGCGGGAATTCCTGATGGCCCGCATGTACCGGCACTGGAAGGTGAACCGCACCCGCTCCCAGGCCCGCCGTATTCTGGCCGAGATGTTCCAGTTGTTCATGAGCGAACCCGACGTCCTGCCGACGGAATGGTTCGCCCGGTCGCAGAACCGCGACGACGCCGGCCGCGCCCGGGTGGTGTGCGACTACATCGCCGGCATGACCGACCGCTTCGCCATCGAAGAGCATCGCAGGCTTTTCCACCTCGACGTCTGGAATTAGGCGCCCGAGGCGGTTCGAAGCCCGCCGCGCTTCGATAGACTGCCGCTGACGCCGTGCGATTCGTTTCGCGCGCGCTGACTGATTCCCTTGGGAGCCTTTGATGACCAACCCCGACCGCGGAGCCTATACGCCGCCCACCGACGCGCCGCTGTCCTTCGATGCGCGCCAGCCGGTGCGGGGAAGCCGCCCGGCGCCGATGATGTTGATCGTCTCGGCCCTGGTGCTGATCGGCCTGGTGGTGGCGATCGTGGTCTTCTACCGCTCGGGCGTGCGCCAGGCCGGCGCCGCGCCGCAGGCGGTGGGAACCCCGGTCGGCGCCATCAAGGGTCCCGCGCCGGCCGAGGAGCAGCCGGTCGACCCGGCCGCCGGCCTGCAGATCTATCAGTCGTCGGAGGGCGCCGCCGCCCCGGCCGCCCCGAACTTCACCGCCCCGCCGGAACAGCCCGCCGCTCGCGCGCCCGCGCCGGCCGTGGTGGTGACGCCCGCACCCGCGGCCAAGCCTGCCGCCATCCCGCCGCAGACAGTGGCCAGGCCGCAGCAGACCGGTCCGGTCGCCGCCATGCCGATCACGCCCGAGCCCAAGCCGGTTCCGGCCCTCAAGCCCAACCTGCCGACCCCCGCCGCGCCGAAGCCCGTGGCTACGGCCGGCGGCGCGGCCTCGGTGCAGATCGGCGCCTTCTCGTCCTCCGCCCTGGCCGACAAGGGCTGGAGCGACGCCGCGCGCATCGCGCCGGGCGCCACGGCGGGCAAGGGCAAGCGGGTCGAGGCCATCCAGAAGGATGGCGCCACCCTCTACCGTACCGCCGTCACCGGCTTCGCGAGCCGTGCGGACGCGACGGCCTTCTGCGATCAGCTCAAGGCCGCGGGCAAGAGCTGCTTCGTGAAGTGAGCATCAGCGCCTCCATCCTCGGCTGCGCGGGCCTGACCCTTTCGAAAGAGGAGCAGGCCTTTTTCCGCGATGTGCGTCCCTGGGGGTTCATCCTCTTCAAGCGCAATGTGGAGAGCCCTGACCAGGTCCGCGCGCTGACGGAGGCCCTGCGCGCCTGCGTGGCGCGGCCGGACGCGCCGATCCTGATCGACCAGGAGGGGGGCCGGGTCGCCCGCCTGGGGCCGCCGCACTGGCGGCGCTATCCGCCGGGCCGCGCCTATGGTGAGCTTCCGGCCAATGATCTCCTGCTGCGCCGGGAGATCACCCGCCTGGGGGCCCGCCTGCTGGCCCATGACCTGTCGGCGCTCGGCATCAATGTCGACTGCGTGCCGGTGCTGGACGTGCCGAGCGAAGGCGCCCACGACATCATCGGCGACCGCGCCTATGCCAAGACACCCGAGGGCGTCGCCCAGCTGGGGCGAGCGGCCTGCGAGGGCCTGATCGCGGGCGGGGTGCTGCCGGTGATCAAGCACATCCCCGGACACGGCCGGGCCATGGCCGACAGCCACCACGACCTGCCGGTGGTGGACGCCAGCTACGAGGACCTCGACGCCCACGACTTCGCGCCGTTCCGGGTGCTGTCGGACATGCCGATGGCGATGAGCGCCCACGTCGTCTACACGGCCGTCGATCCGCGCGGGCCCGCGACGACCTCCAAGCGGGTCATCAGCACGGTGATCCGCAAGGCCATCGGTTTTGATGGCCTGCTGATGACCGATGACCTCTCCATGAAGGCGCTGGGCGGTGACTTCACCACGCGCGCCAAGACCGCGCTCTCGGCCGGCTGCGACGTGGTCCTGCACTGCAATGGCGACATGGCTGAGATGGCCGCGGTGATCGCCGGCACGCGCCCGCTCGCCGGCCGCGCCGCCCAGCGGGCTCGCGCGGCGCTGGGCCGCATCGCCCGCGTGCCCGAGCCCTTTGATGCTGCCGAAGCCCGCGCCCGATTCGACGCGGCCTTCGAGGGACGCTGGTCTTGAGCAACACCTTTCAGCCCAATCTCGACTTCGAGGCGGCGACCACGGCGGCCGAGGACGGCGAAGCCCTGATCATCGACCTGGACGGCTACGAAGGTCCGCTGCACGTCCTGCTGGCCCTGGCGCGCAGCCAGAAGGTCGACCTGATGAAGCTGTCGATCACCAAGCTGGCCGATCAGTACCTGGCCTTCGTGCAGCAGGCGCGGCGGATCCGCTTCTCGCTGGCCGCCGACTATCTGGTAATGGCCGCCTGGCTGACCTACCTGAAATCCCGCCTGCTGCTGCCCAAGCCCGAGCGGCCCAAGGCCGAGGAGCCGCCGGCCGAGGAGATGGCCGCACAGCTGGCCTTCCGCCTGGCCAAGCTGGACGCCATGCGCAAGTCCGCCGAAACCCTGCGCGACGGGCCGCAGCTGGGCCGCGAGGTCTTCCTGCGCGGCGACCCGCAGGCCATCCAGATCATCCCGTCCAACCGGCTGGAGGGCGACCTCTACGGCCTGATGAGCGCCTATATCGCCCAGCGGAAGAAGGAGCAGGGGCGCCACTACACGCCGCGTACGCCCCAGGCCTATCCGCTGGAGGAGGCCCGCGAGCGGCTGCGCGAGATGCTGCCCGACCTGTCGCGCTGGACCTCGCTGCAGGGCATCGCGCCGATGCGGCCCAGCGCCGAGACGGGACCGAGCCGCGCGTCCTATGTGGCCTCCACCCTCTCGGCCAGCCTGGAGCTGGTGAAGGAAGGCGCCATGGAGGCCCGCCAGCTGGAGGCCTTCGCCGACATCTTCCTGCGCGCCCGCCGGGGAGCCGCCGCGTGACCGACCCCGCCGAGCGCCAGGTCGAGGCCCTGCTGTTCGCCGCCGCGGGGCCCCTGAGCCTGGACGACATCGCCAAGCGCCTGCCGGCCAATGCCGACGTCGAGGCCGCCATCGCCGCCCTGCAGAAGACCTATGAGGGCCGGGGGGTGGAGCTGGTCTGCGTCGCCGACCGCTGGCGGTTCCAGACCTCGGCCGATCTCGCCTTCCTGATGACCGAGGAGCGGGAGGAGCCCCGCCGGCTGTCCAAGGCCGCCCAGGAGACCCTGGCCATCATCGCCTACCACCAGCCGGTGACGCGGG
The sequence above is drawn from the Phenylobacterium glaciei genome and encodes:
- a CDS encoding segregation and condensation protein A; amino-acid sequence: MSNTFQPNLDFEAATTAAEDGEALIIDLDGYEGPLHVLLALARSQKVDLMKLSITKLADQYLAFVQQARRIRFSLAADYLVMAAWLTYLKSRLLLPKPERPKAEEPPAEEMAAQLAFRLAKLDAMRKSAETLRDGPQLGREVFLRGDPQAIQIIPSNRLEGDLYGLMSAYIAQRKKEQGRHYTPRTPQAYPLEEARERLREMLPDLSRWTSLQGIAPMRPSAETGPSRASYVASTLSASLELVKEGAMEARQLEAFADIFLRARRGAAA
- the erpA gene encoding iron-sulfur cluster insertion protein ErpA; amino-acid sequence: MTTSDLTLSPTAAQRLHDLSKAEGHPVMLRVAVEGGGCSGFQYQFDLVSEPQSDDLRVELDGAAALVDEMSLILLKGSVIDYVDELAGAEFRIRNPNAKSSCGCGVSFSI
- a CDS encoding TonB-dependent receptor; this encodes MTRLSNVLFGGTALALLSAIAPAQAQVMIPEDKAVDELVITAMRFDAPRATVPSTIQIIGANDLRLQQALAQSAVEVVSALAPSFSPTRQKLSGAGETLRGRSPLYLVDGVPQSTPLRDDSRDGFTIDPFFIDRVEVVFGSNAIQGVGATGGVINYVTAPTPKSGQGWTGKVLAQTSFDDGNLNDSFSYKAAGLAGRDFGAWDVVAGAAYERRGGYFDADGRRIGIDATQGELQNSDSWSLFGKAGLDLGDERRLEAMVNHFELEGGDDYVLVNGNRATGLPASAVKGVQRGKPPANEVTSASVTYKDGDLFGGALTAQAFAHDYHGVFGGSITGTFQDVRIAPINTLFDQSANNSQKQGFKLDYERGFAAVPGLKVLVGLDGLKDKTYQELVLTNRVWVPKTTYKSLSPFLQAHQAVWGERIHLSAGVRQENATLEVGDFTTLASSGNTKVSGGEPSFTEVLSNVGGTVRIIEGVTAYASYAQGFTMPDVGRVLRAINTPGRDIDTYLDVNPVVSDNVELGVEFSHGPVNGSLAWFTSSSDRGALLVLNAGGTFDVQRQRTEIEGVEATLRWKAADWLTLGAAYAHLEGRTDTNGDGRVDADLDGANISPDRLTLTADATYGDFDFRLQGQFFEARDFQGQPVANNFEGYELLDAVAAWNAPFGVVSLGVRNLLDEQYITYNSDTTNPTDNTRYFAGQGRAVTVGIVKSF
- a CDS encoding deoxyguanosinetriphosphate triphosphohydrolase gives rise to the protein MALTVPPRASYAEDPALSLGRKVAEPESRNRTPFARDRDRIIHCTAFRRLKEKTQVFVAHEGDHFRTRLTHSLEVAQVARSLATALGLDADLAETIALAHDLGHPPFGHAGEDELQVQMEPFGGFDHNVQTFRVVTKLERRYPRWEGLNLTWETLEGIIKHNGPVTAKLSQPSWKAITEFDAEYDLGLDTWASAEAQCAALADDIAYNNHDVDDGVQAGLFHLKELLDVPLIGPILAGVYKEYPDLDPGIIRLEAVRRMIGAMIDDVLAETNRRATASKVSSADEVRHLDHALVAFSRDMLEDLGRLREFLMARMYRHWKVNRTRSQARRILAEMFQLFMSEPDVLPTEWFARSQNRDDAGRARVVCDYIAGMTDRFAIEEHRRLFHLDVWN
- the nagZ gene encoding beta-N-acetylhexosaminidase — translated: MSISASILGCAGLTLSKEEQAFFRDVRPWGFILFKRNVESPDQVRALTEALRACVARPDAPILIDQEGGRVARLGPPHWRRYPPGRAYGELPANDLLLRREITRLGARLLAHDLSALGINVDCVPVLDVPSEGAHDIIGDRAYAKTPEGVAQLGRAACEGLIAGGVLPVIKHIPGHGRAMADSHHDLPVVDASYEDLDAHDFAPFRVLSDMPMAMSAHVVYTAVDPRGPATTSKRVISTVIRKAIGFDGLLMTDDLSMKALGGDFTTRAKTALSAGCDVVLHCNGDMAEMAAVIAGTRPLAGRAAQRARAALGRIARVPEPFDAAEARARFDAAFEGRWS
- a CDS encoding PepSY-associated TM helix domain-containing protein, which translates into the protein MGLIRTLHAWAGAILALILVILGLTGSLLVLREDWVKLTVPEARMVVTPSPAVLGAAAEAVEGQGSPRSMMFAGPRLGVHRLTYKDDGMAYAAADGTIVARWKGSARLEQWVFEAHHRLLSGEGGETVVGVAGLAGAVLCLTGVIVWFPAWRSFAGKVWPRSLARRDLVSSHRDLGILMAIPVFVLCLTGGMIIFNDASKALLVRLAPGGVEAPKPPRAGQGNIDWPVALAAAQAAFPQATLRLASWPAKPGAPAAIRLKQPNEWHPNGRTLVYIDPATSTVIGTADAQAYGPGVRFQNAVYPIHAASVGGRLYELLVFLGGVALAALGGLGLWSFLIQQRRSWARGR
- a CDS encoding SPOR domain-containing protein, which encodes MTNPDRGAYTPPTDAPLSFDARQPVRGSRPAPMMLIVSALVLIGLVVAIVVFYRSGVRQAGAAPQAVGTPVGAIKGPAPAEEQPVDPAAGLQIYQSSEGAAAPAAPNFTAPPEQPAARAPAPAVVVTPAPAAKPAAIPPQTVARPQQTGPVAAMPITPEPKPVPALKPNLPTPAAPKPVATAGGAASVQIGAFSSSALADKGWSDAARIAPGATAGKGKRVEAIQKDGATLYRTAVTGFASRADATAFCDQLKAAGKSCFVK